The following are from one region of the Paenibacillus sp. JZ16 genome:
- a CDS encoding alpha/beta hydrolase gives MEMKQTNNPRSKRGRRIVIWTLSILVIITIAASVLLDSLTYKPLDEAKAVFQSDTKVVVEHLKDGYRFEPVGGEMTQPDIIFYPGGLVEPESYAPFAKRMAEKGHRVYIASMPLNLAFFGQNKADSFISEHQDRRYVIGGHSLGGVFATRYAAEHADVIDGVYFMASYADDGGKLNGLNMSALQITGTQDGVLDRTEWEAARKNLPNDTTYVDIAGGNHGQFGSYGFQKGDNEASLTPAEQLIEVTEAMDLWIQGLDSFQR, from the coding sequence ATGGAAATGAAGCAAACCAATAACCCGAGGAGTAAAAGAGGGCGCAGGATTGTCATATGGACCCTGTCTATATTAGTCATTATTACCATAGCAGCTAGTGTTCTACTGGATTCTCTTACTTACAAACCGCTCGATGAAGCGAAAGCGGTGTTTCAAAGTGATACGAAAGTAGTTGTCGAACACCTCAAGGACGGCTATCGTTTCGAGCCGGTGGGCGGGGAGATGACCCAGCCTGACATTATTTTTTATCCGGGTGGATTGGTGGAGCCTGAAAGTTATGCGCCTTTTGCCAAGAGAATGGCGGAGAAGGGGCACCGCGTATATATTGCATCCATGCCTTTGAATCTCGCCTTCTTCGGACAGAATAAAGCGGATTCCTTCATATCGGAGCATCAAGACAGACGTTATGTCATTGGCGGGCATTCCTTAGGCGGGGTTTTTGCTACGAGATATGCTGCTGAACATGCGGATGTCATTGATGGGGTTTACTTCATGGCATCCTACGCGGATGATGGAGGCAAGCTAAACGGGTTGAATATGTCCGCGCTTCAAATCACCGGTACGCAGGATGGCGTTCTTGATCGAACCGAGTGGGAAGCTGCAAGAAAGAACCTGCCGAACGATACGACATACGTGGATATTGCGGGCGGCAATCACGGACAATTCGGTTCTTACGGTTTCCAAAAGGGAGACAACGAAGCTTCCTTAACCCCAGCAGAGCAGTTGATCGAAGTGACGGAAGCCATGGACCTCTGGATCCAGGGACTCGATTCGTTTCAACGCTGA
- a CDS encoding polyprenyl synthetase family protein, producing MNVAYTDYADTGYRRAEQKAAQYFASLYVQVKEKSYVPILTEDILIWKRKHIHRPSWLSFLSRGKKKPDSRDYHKYIGWLHYTGELDNYLDRSISYIYMRDLGMDLNSPDTKARIRRVAQDTKKLLLRSNNRNGGGTPDYMSLAGLYRWAQKEGIENAVIWVINKLKLVATHIPEEMDADQAQRKLIKIIVGVVMHVIEDMNVETSPAERSARLDDAIRLGYSYGLTYPFIDDLLDSRVLNAQEKEQYSQMIRQALLTGTVPELGQWSGKNMDLVQFVHKELRDAFEYIQGHQRPETQHAFFEQSNVFFHSQHIDRIKDLGNPNYSNEELYLPIILKSSSSRLIVRSVISASADEGFEDRTFFYGIYNQLADDFADMFQDMEDGAVTPYTYYLKYRGQRTDLINPFEMYWAVISHLIHGVYHSDAKTREVMLDRAINGLKRCKERVGAEKYNEIMDIFASGNPEFNRLVQQMVRTADQVDFFDKLLRDQMVTVLRNERKEKDYFIDTIKTVRNEINNSLQIAKPLGIPPMKESLIDAANYTLDGDGKRLRPILTWVMAVNEYGLQASAIVPLLRSLEYMHTASLIFDDLPSQDNASTRRGRPTLHRVHDSATAEITGLFLIQKAIEEQSSLDGFDPQTVLKLIQYSSQRAGDMCSGQAMDLNSKGKALSLEELNTVCYYKTGIAFEASLVMPAILAQVKETEIATLKKFAYHAGIAFQIQDDLLDVQGDMEQLGKPGGQDAENNTSTFVSILGQEGASREMWEHYCLAMEALQEMPRNSAFLKHLLNYMVNRDR from the coding sequence ATGAATGTGGCGTATACAGACTATGCCGATACGGGATATCGGCGGGCTGAGCAGAAGGCAGCTCAGTATTTTGCATCACTTTATGTACAGGTTAAGGAAAAGAGTTATGTGCCGATCCTGACAGAGGACATTCTAATATGGAAAAGGAAGCATATTCATCGTCCTTCATGGCTGTCTTTTTTATCGCGCGGAAAGAAGAAACCGGATAGCCGGGATTATCATAAATATATCGGCTGGCTTCATTATACAGGTGAATTGGATAATTACTTGGATCGAAGCATTTCCTATATTTATATGAGAGACCTGGGGATGGACCTGAATTCGCCTGACACGAAGGCCCGAATTCGGCGCGTTGCCCAAGATACCAAGAAACTTCTGCTTCGCTCGAACAATAGGAACGGTGGAGGTACGCCGGATTACATGAGTTTGGCCGGGCTGTACCGATGGGCCCAGAAGGAAGGCATCGAGAATGCCGTGATTTGGGTCATTAACAAACTGAAGCTCGTGGCGACCCATATCCCGGAGGAGATGGATGCGGACCAAGCTCAACGCAAATTGATTAAAATTATCGTAGGCGTTGTTATGCACGTCATCGAGGATATGAATGTCGAGACATCGCCTGCGGAGCGCTCAGCCCGCCTTGATGATGCTATCCGGCTGGGATATTCCTATGGGTTGACCTATCCTTTTATAGACGATCTGCTCGATTCAAGGGTACTTAACGCTCAAGAGAAGGAACAGTACTCCCAGATGATACGTCAGGCGCTCCTTACTGGAACGGTACCGGAGCTTGGGCAGTGGAGCGGGAAGAACATGGATCTCGTTCAATTCGTTCATAAGGAACTTCGGGATGCATTTGAGTATATTCAGGGACACCAACGCCCGGAAACGCAGCATGCTTTTTTCGAGCAGTCTAATGTGTTTTTTCATTCCCAGCATATTGACCGCATTAAGGATCTGGGCAATCCCAATTACAGTAACGAGGAATTATATCTGCCAATCATCCTGAAATCATCGTCCTCCCGCTTGATCGTCCGTTCCGTTATCAGCGCTTCGGCGGATGAAGGCTTTGAGGACCGGACCTTCTTCTACGGTATCTACAACCAGCTGGCCGATGATTTTGCCGATATGTTTCAGGATATGGAAGACGGGGCGGTAACCCCGTATACGTACTATTTAAAATATCGCGGTCAGCGTACGGATCTTATCAATCCTTTTGAAATGTACTGGGCGGTTATTTCCCATCTGATTCATGGGGTGTATCATTCGGACGCCAAGACGCGAGAGGTGATGCTGGACCGGGCCATTAACGGCCTGAAGCGTTGTAAGGAACGGGTCGGTGCTGAGAAATATAACGAAATCATGGATATTTTTGCATCCGGTAACCCGGAATTCAATCGGCTTGTCCAGCAAATGGTTCGAACAGCCGATCAGGTGGATTTCTTCGATAAGTTGCTGCGGGACCAGATGGTTACGGTGCTCCGAAACGAGCGGAAGGAAAAGGATTATTTTATCGATACCATTAAAACCGTTCGAAATGAGATTAACAACAGCTTGCAAATCGCAAAGCCCCTTGGCATTCCACCCATGAAAGAGTCGCTGATTGACGCCGCCAATTATACGCTCGATGGGGACGGCAAACGTCTAAGACCTATCTTGACTTGGGTTATGGCGGTCAACGAATACGGTTTGCAAGCTTCCGCCATCGTGCCGCTGCTAAGGTCGCTTGAATACATGCACACCGCTTCCTTAATATTCGATGATTTGCCGTCTCAGGATAACGCCTCTACCCGTAGAGGACGACCGACCCTGCATCGGGTTCATGATAGCGCCACGGCGGAAATCACCGGTTTGTTCCTGATTCAGAAGGCTATCGAAGAACAATCGTCCCTTGATGGGTTTGATCCCCAGACGGTATTAAAGCTGATTCAATATTCGTCTCAGCGAGCGGGAGATATGTGTTCGGGCCAGGCGATGGATTTGAATTCAAAAGGGAAGGCATTGTCTTTGGAGGAGCTGAATACGGTATGTTATTACAAGACGGGCATTGCCTTCGAGGCATCTCTCGTCATGCCTGCCATCCTCGCTCAGGTGAAGGAGACCGAAATTGCGACATTGAAGAAATTCGCCTACCATGCGGGCATTGCCTTTCAGATTCAGGATGATTTGCTTGATGTGCAGGGCGATATGGAGCAGCTCGGGAAACCCGGAGGACAGGATGCGGAGAATAATACATCGACCTTTGTGAGCATTTTGGGTCAGGAAGGCGCCAGTCGGGAAATGTGGGAGCATTATTGCCTGGCTATGGAGGCGCTGCAGGAGATGCCGCGCAATTCGGCGTTTCTCAAGCATTTATTAAATTACATGGTAAATCGAGATCGTTAA
- a CDS encoding alpha/beta fold hydrolase: protein MFNHEKNIPRGSVGVNASTFFGYGIGLSHACCMRVTRMILCKSSNSEETQRIPYRYNKPYDTLLASDLSPIERTPRLSTPVSIVVGEQSPESMLEVGKQLSRAIPNAKKTILEGQDHMPDPEWLLPLLSSFLYK, encoded by the coding sequence ATGTTCAATCATGAGAAAAATATCCCGAGAGGAAGTGTTGGCGTGAATGCCAGCACTTTTTTTGGTTATGGCATTGGTTTAAGCCATGCTTGCTGCATGCGTGTTACAAGGATGATATTGTGCAAAAGCAGCAATTCAGAAGAAACACAGCGTATTCCCTATAGATACAATAAGCCCTATGATACGCTTTTAGCCAGCGACCTGTCGCCGATTGAAAGAACGCCCCGTCTGAGCACGCCGGTTAGTATCGTGGTTGGCGAACAAAGTCCTGAATCCATGCTGGAGGTTGGGAAGCAGCTAAGCCGAGCTATTCCAAACGCCAAAAAAACGATTCTAGAGGGCCAAGATCATATGCCGGATCCGGAATGGTTGCTGCCATTACTCTCAAGCTTTCTTTACAAGTAG
- a CDS encoding AraC family transcriptional regulator has product MQSGEIVQRAIDYIEDHLTESLTLEGIADVAAMSLPNLYRLFHSLTGHPIKEYIRKRRINEAANCLRNSDLPTIDIGYRCGFESYPTFIKTFKRLTGQTPGQYRRSQVVYSFERMNLKEHVSYLEERALSERFPEVRVIRLNPQQGIGHLFVSEYEEGIETAAIDHFRERLSSHRIDLNGLRLFGWNVDMEGETKPFGYQLLAVGTMEQAEMMKHSELYSLTLAGGLYAVARTPSVAEDSIQNTWNRLFSEWLPRSVFEQGKHEFIEEYALNRDQIVRMKLYLPVERSKLVKPIEIVQLSSLKVMRFRRTGINCVKQADEASIAWLCRNGLMEDSRIRIFMHCDGGLLDEGSVYEVYIAPPEDFLPSCEEADLQVELEGGMYACLESGAAGTMTGVLERVDRWLDMSTEYRPDPGRFWYASYLPKEEADLGMIRVKCYVPVQIMS; this is encoded by the coding sequence ATGCAGAGCGGTGAAATCGTTCAACGCGCCATTGATTATATCGAGGATCATCTGACGGAATCACTGACACTTGAGGGGATTGCCGACGTGGCGGCCATGTCGCTGCCCAATTTATACCGTTTGTTTCATAGCCTGACGGGACACCCCATTAAAGAATACATACGTAAACGCAGAATCAACGAAGCCGCCAACTGCTTGCGAAATAGCGACTTGCCGACCATCGATATCGGGTACCGCTGCGGATTTGAGTCGTATCCGACATTCATTAAAACCTTCAAGAGACTCACGGGACAGACTCCAGGACAATATCGAAGATCTCAGGTGGTTTACAGCTTCGAACGGATGAATCTGAAAGAGCATGTAAGCTATTTGGAAGAACGGGCCTTATCAGAACGATTTCCTGAAGTAAGGGTCATCCGTCTGAATCCTCAGCAAGGGATCGGCCATCTCTTCGTTTCCGAGTATGAGGAGGGTATAGAGACCGCTGCGATCGATCATTTTCGCGAACGGTTGTCATCACACCGTATCGATCTCAATGGGCTGAGGCTCTTCGGTTGGAACGTGGACATGGAAGGTGAAACCAAGCCCTTCGGTTATCAACTGCTGGCTGTAGGCACGATGGAGCAAGCCGAGATGATGAAGCATTCGGAACTTTATTCCCTGACGCTTGCGGGTGGATTGTATGCAGTGGCCCGAACGCCGTCGGTAGCGGAAGACAGTATTCAAAACACCTGGAACCGTTTGTTCTCCGAGTGGCTGCCCCGCAGTGTGTTTGAGCAAGGAAAGCATGAGTTCATTGAAGAATATGCGCTGAACCGGGATCAAATTGTTCGGATGAAGCTTTATCTTCCGGTGGAACGAAGCAAGCTGGTGAAACCTATTGAAATCGTGCAGTTGTCTTCGCTTAAGGTGATGCGCTTTCGAAGGACGGGTATAAATTGCGTCAAACAAGCGGATGAAGCTTCCATTGCCTGGTTATGCCGTAATGGATTGATGGAAGATTCGCGAATCCGCATATTCATGCACTGTGACGGTGGACTGCTGGATGAAGGCTCTGTTTATGAGGTTTATATAGCTCCTCCTGAGGATTTTCTTCCTTCCTGTGAAGAAGCAGATCTACAAGTTGAGCTGGAAGGCGGAATGTATGCTTGTCTGGAGTCAGGTGCCGCTGGCACGATGACAGGTGTACTTGAAAGAGTGGATCGATGGCTCGATATGTCAACCGAGTATAGGCCGGATCCAGGACGCTTTTGGTATGCGAGTTATTTGCCTAAAGAAGAGGCGGATCTCGGGATGATCAGAGTGAAGTGTTATGTTCCTGTTCAAATCATGTCATGA
- a CDS encoding VOC family protein produces the protein MIHGGKNMSEVRDNLNYAEVSPIKNKVGSIFIPVRDIERSRSWYCRVLGIAEDDCQVMNGHLCPLPMEGTGVILDTMPKWGGDQPGGAPSIDTPAFMLLTEDLEGSLAYMKKLGVELVTEIEHHHWFVIKDPDGNKLMICRE, from the coding sequence ATGATACATGGAGGCAAAAATATGAGCGAAGTGCGTGATAATCTCAACTATGCAGAGGTAAGTCCGATTAAGAACAAAGTGGGCAGCATATTCATCCCGGTTCGGGATATCGAAAGGTCGCGCAGCTGGTACTGCCGTGTACTCGGAATAGCGGAAGATGATTGCCAGGTGATGAATGGTCATTTATGCCCTTTGCCCATGGAAGGAACGGGCGTGATTCTGGATACCATGCCGAAGTGGGGAGGAGATCAGCCGGGGGGAGCCCCATCTATCGATACTCCTGCGTTCATGCTGCTGACAGAAGATCTGGAAGGATCGTTAGCTTACATGAAAAAGCTCGGAGTAGAGCTCGTGACGGAAATTGAACATCATCATTGGTTCGTCATAAAGGATCCCGATGGAAACAAACTTATGATATGTCGTGAATAA
- a CDS encoding RICIN domain-containing protein: protein MLRKGISVVILFSLLVVLMPVNKVNAAPNWNLVWSDEFNGTSLNRANWTPEIGTGSGGWGNNELQYYTDRAQNVQVTGGNLVITAQKESYGGMNYTSARIKTQDLKSFTYGKVEARIKLPSGQGLWPAFWMLGSNISSIGWPKSGEIDIMERVNHNPYVNGTVHWDAGGHAEYGRVSGNLDFSQFHVYSIEWDSKYIRWFVDGQQFNEFYIENGTGNTEEFQRPFFLLLNLAVGGNWPGSPNNSTPFPSQMLVDYVRVYQDSGASNVISDGIYTIASKASGKVMDVVDVSMARGAKIQQWTNYVANNQRFRVESTGDGYYKLTAVHSGKVLDVPNSSTATGVQLQQWDDNGSNAQRWRIVDVGGGYYKLVSKVSGLAVDVASASTADGAVVQQWTDNGTDAQKWMFTKIN, encoded by the coding sequence ATGCTAAGAAAAGGAATAAGTGTCGTTATACTGTTCAGTCTTCTGGTCGTTCTAATGCCTGTCAACAAAGTCAATGCCGCACCGAACTGGAATTTGGTATGGAGTGACGAGTTCAATGGGACCTCGCTCAACAGAGCCAATTGGACACCGGAAATCGGTACCGGCAGCGGCGGATGGGGAAACAATGAGCTGCAGTATTATACCGACCGGGCACAGAATGTTCAGGTAACTGGCGGTAACCTTGTTATTACAGCGCAGAAGGAATCCTACGGCGGGATGAATTACACTTCTGCCCGGATCAAAACCCAGGATTTGAAGAGCTTTACTTACGGGAAAGTAGAGGCGCGGATCAAGCTGCCATCGGGTCAAGGTCTATGGCCGGCGTTCTGGATGCTGGGAAGCAATATCAGTTCGATCGGCTGGCCGAAAAGCGGAGAAATTGACATTATGGAACGGGTAAACCATAATCCTTACGTGAATGGTACCGTACACTGGGATGCAGGAGGGCATGCCGAATATGGACGAGTATCCGGCAATTTGGATTTCTCCCAGTTCCATGTCTACAGCATAGAGTGGGATTCCAAATATATTCGTTGGTTTGTAGACGGTCAGCAGTTCAATGAATTCTATATTGAGAATGGAACCGGCAATACCGAGGAATTCCAGCGCCCGTTCTTTCTATTATTGAATTTGGCAGTCGGCGGAAATTGGCCTGGAAGTCCGAACAATTCCACGCCGTTCCCATCGCAGATGCTGGTGGATTATGTACGCGTGTATCAAGACAGTGGTGCATCGAACGTGATCAGTGATGGGATTTACACGATCGCTTCCAAGGCGAGCGGCAAAGTGATGGATGTTGTGGATGTCTCCATGGCAAGGGGAGCCAAGATTCAGCAGTGGACCAACTACGTTGCCAATAATCAAAGATTCAGGGTAGAAAGCACCGGAGACGGGTACTACAAGCTCACAGCCGTGCACAGCGGAAAGGTTCTTGATGTGCCGAATTCGTCCACAGCCACCGGCGTTCAGCTGCAGCAATGGGACGATAATGGATCGAATGCGCAGCGATGGAGAATCGTTGATGTTGGCGGAGGCTATTACAAACTTGTGTCCAAAGTAAGCGGACTGGCAGTCGATGTAGCCAGTGCGTCCACAGCAGATGGGGCGGTTGTCCAGCAGTGGACGGATAATGGTACGGATGCGCAGAAATGGATGTTCACCAAAATTAACTAA
- a CDS encoding amidohydrolase: protein MQPVLFTNGNLFLPHSASTADSIFVEDGIIRAIGSAADLRLQLADRKYRTVDWDGAFVLPGLVDAHMHLGMHGLKLGMLDFTEATSKEEMLAMLRERVAVTQPGEWIMGLNWNEHNFPDRQIPSMQELDDMTTEHPVYLTRTCFHAYLGNSEAFRRAGVTSDTPDPESGAFGRDADGRLNGRIYENASIPFAMVQPEPDPASLKLAMLEACRDALRLGLTAAHTEDLRLLGSVEAMQRIHRELREEGLHFRTHQLMFHGYLDEMKELGLKPGSGNDWNRIGAVKLFADGAVGGRTALLKDPYHDAPHTRGLAMHTLEELREIVGRARHLGFPVAFHAIGDGAAALMTDVLELYPLSRDSKLPDRFIHAQIVHPDTVKRMSKLNLAVDLQPRFVASDFPWVLERVGPDRTSYLYAWKKWLRSGLPCSGGSDAPIEPLSPLLGIHAAMTRRKPDERHDGYMPEEKLSLTEAIELFTIGGAKAAGESGQRGTIAIGKYADFTVVDRCLHDAMDPDELLKTKIRMTIVNGEIGYTQ from the coding sequence ATGCAACCAGTTCTTTTTACGAACGGAAATCTCTTTTTACCCCATAGCGCTTCAACAGCGGATTCGATATTTGTGGAAGACGGAATCATTCGTGCTATTGGAAGCGCAGCCGACCTGCGACTTCAGCTGGCGGATCGGAAGTATCGAACGGTGGATTGGGATGGCGCCTTCGTTTTACCTGGCCTGGTCGATGCGCATATGCATCTCGGTATGCATGGACTGAAGCTTGGCATGCTTGATTTCACTGAGGCGACCTCTAAGGAAGAGATGCTGGCTATGCTTAGGGAAAGGGTCGCGGTTACGCAGCCTGGCGAGTGGATCATGGGGTTGAACTGGAATGAACATAACTTTCCAGACCGTCAGATTCCGAGCATGCAGGAACTCGACGACATGACAACGGAACATCCAGTCTATCTAACCAGGACCTGCTTCCATGCTTACCTGGGTAATTCGGAAGCCTTCCGAAGAGCGGGTGTTACATCAGACACGCCAGATCCGGAGTCCGGCGCTTTCGGCCGGGATGCCGATGGCCGGTTAAACGGCCGCATTTACGAGAATGCATCGATACCTTTTGCCATGGTGCAGCCGGAGCCTGATCCCGCCAGCCTGAAATTAGCGATGCTGGAGGCGTGCCGTGATGCGCTGCGTTTAGGCCTTACGGCAGCTCATACGGAGGATCTCCGCTTGCTTGGAAGTGTGGAAGCAATGCAGCGGATTCATAGAGAGCTAAGAGAGGAGGGACTGCACTTTCGTACCCATCAGCTGATGTTTCATGGTTATCTTGATGAAATGAAAGAGCTGGGCCTTAAGCCGGGCAGCGGCAACGATTGGAACCGTATTGGGGCCGTCAAATTATTCGCGGACGGGGCGGTTGGCGGAAGAACGGCGCTGCTGAAGGATCCCTACCATGATGCGCCTCATACTAGGGGGCTGGCTATGCATACTTTAGAGGAGCTAAGGGAAATCGTTGGCAGAGCGCGTCATCTGGGCTTTCCCGTTGCTTTTCATGCGATTGGGGACGGCGCGGCAGCGTTGATGACGGATGTGCTTGAACTTTATCCATTAAGTCGGGATTCGAAACTTCCGGACCGATTTATCCATGCCCAAATTGTACACCCGGATACGGTGAAGCGAATGAGTAAGCTGAATCTGGCCGTTGACCTGCAGCCCCGGTTTGTAGCCAGCGATTTCCCTTGGGTGTTGGAGCGTGTGGGCCCTGATCGGACAAGCTATTTGTATGCGTGGAAGAAGTGGCTGCGCTCCGGACTGCCTTGTTCCGGAGGAAGCGATGCTCCCATAGAGCCGCTAAGCCCGCTGCTCGGGATTCATGCTGCAATGACGAGACGGAAGCCGGATGAGAGACATGATGGATATATGCCGGAGGAAAAGCTGAGCTTAACGGAAGCGATTGAATTGTTTACGATCGGTGGTGCCAAGGCGGCCGGAGAATCAGGGCAGCGGGGAACGATAGCAATAGGGAAATATGCTGATTTTACCGTTGTGGATCGTTGCTTGCATGATGCTATGGATCCGGATGAACTGCTGAAGACGAAGATCAGAATGACGATTGTGAACGGGGAAATCGGTTATACGCAGTAA
- a CDS encoding phosphatase PAP2 family protein: protein MNLKWKTYLPLLWILAIPVLNIFYGILNHAHTPVKSLMTDLDSAIPFVPIFIIPYLVWYPFIIIMLFLFCSRDRNVYYRTLLTQCIGLIACYIIFFLFQTTVERPLLVGTGVLDRLVNLVYSTDNPYNCFPSIHVLTSYLMIKGAAASAGFTNKDRVAVHIFAWSIIVSTLFVKQHVLLDVAGAIALVEILWFGVGKLSIGHRAKNRGVIVHGENM from the coding sequence ATGAACTTAAAATGGAAGACATATCTCCCGCTGTTATGGATCCTGGCCATTCCTGTGCTTAACATTTTTTATGGGATATTGAACCATGCACATACGCCGGTAAAAAGCTTAATGACGGATCTTGACTCTGCAATTCCGTTTGTACCGATATTCATTATACCGTATCTGGTATGGTACCCTTTTATCATTATTATGCTGTTTCTGTTCTGTTCCAGAGACCGAAATGTATATTATCGAACACTGTTGACCCAGTGTATTGGACTCATCGCGTGTTACATTATCTTTTTCTTGTTCCAGACGACGGTAGAGCGGCCGCTGCTTGTAGGCACAGGGGTTCTTGACCGGTTGGTAAATCTGGTGTACAGCACCGACAATCCGTACAACTGTTTCCCAAGCATCCATGTTCTGACCAGCTACTTGATGATAAAAGGGGCAGCAGCTAGTGCAGGCTTTACGAATAAAGATCGGGTGGCGGTGCATATCTTTGCTTGGTCGATCATTGTGTCCACGCTATTCGTGAAACAGCATGTCCTGCTGGACGTGGCGGGTGCCATCGCACTAGTTGAGATTTTGTGGTTTGGGGTAGGGAAATTATCTATAGGACACCGTGCTAAAAACCGGGGAGTTATCGTCCACGGGGAGAATATGTAG
- the asd gene encoding aspartate-semialdehyde dehydrogenase: MSEKLKVGIVGGTGMVGQRFMQLLDGHPWFEVTSISASKNSAGKTYEESVQGRWKLATPIPEQVKGIFVQDASQVEQVAEEVDFVLCAVDMKKNEIQALEEAYAKTGTPVISNNSAHRWTPDVPMVIPEINPGHIDVIAAQRKRLGTTTGFIAVKPNCSIQSYVPALHALLDYKPTQVVASTYQAISGAGKNFTDWPDMLDNVIPYIGGEEEKSEQEPLRIWGSVVNGEIVKAQSPLITTQCIRVPVTDGHLATVFASFENKPSKDEILDRWQQFKGRPQELNLPSAPKQFITYFEEENRPQTKLDRDIERGMGVSVGRLREDSLYDYKFVGLSHNTLRGAAGGAVLIAELLKAEGYIQAK, encoded by the coding sequence ATGTCTGAAAAACTTAAAGTCGGTATTGTCGGTGGAACGGGTATGGTCGGTCAACGTTTTATGCAACTGCTGGATGGGCATCCATGGTTCGAAGTCACTTCCATTTCTGCCAGCAAAAACTCAGCCGGCAAAACGTATGAAGAGTCGGTTCAGGGCCGCTGGAAGCTTGCCACGCCAATTCCCGAGCAGGTGAAAGGCATCTTTGTGCAGGATGCTTCACAAGTGGAACAGGTAGCGGAAGAGGTTGATTTTGTACTTTGCGCGGTTGATATGAAGAAGAATGAGATACAGGCATTGGAAGAAGCTTATGCCAAAACGGGGACGCCCGTCATTTCCAACAATTCCGCCCATCGCTGGACGCCTGACGTTCCAATGGTCATTCCGGAAATTAATCCGGGTCATATTGACGTGATTGCCGCGCAGCGCAAACGTCTGGGAACGACAACCGGTTTCATTGCCGTGAAGCCGAATTGCTCCATTCAGAGTTATGTACCGGCGCTTCACGCTTTGCTTGATTACAAACCCACCCAGGTTGTTGCCTCCACCTATCAGGCGATTTCCGGTGCCGGTAAGAACTTCACCGATTGGCCGGATATGCTGGACAATGTGATACCGTATATCGGCGGGGAGGAAGAGAAGAGCGAGCAGGAGCCGCTGCGCATATGGGGCAGCGTCGTGAACGGTGAGATCGTGAAAGCCCAATCGCCATTGATTACGACGCAATGCATTCGCGTACCCGTAACCGATGGTCACTTAGCTACCGTATTTGCATCGTTCGAGAACAAGCCTTCGAAGGATGAAATTCTGGACCGCTGGCAGCAGTTTAAGGGAAGACCGCAAGAGCTGAATCTTCCAAGTGCGCCGAAGCAGTTCATTACGTATTTCGAGGAAGAGAATCGCCCGCAGACGAAACTGGACCGTGACATCGAGCGCGGCATGGGCGTATCGGTGGGCAGATTGCGTGAGGATTCCCTCTACGATTACAAATTCGTAGGACTCTCGCATAATACGCTGCGCGGCGCGGCTGGCGGAGCTGTTCTGATCGCTGAACTGCTGAAAGCCGAAGGTTACATTCAAGCGAAATAA